The sequence AAACAATTCTCTTAATTCAAAAAGAGCGATGCCGCAGGCCACGGCGGCATTCAGAGATTCTTTTCGGCCAGCCATGGGAATTTCTATCGTCGCGCCGCATTGTTTAAGAATTTGAGAAGAAAGTCCGCGGACTTCGTTGCCGACGATAAGCGCGATGCCCGCAAAATGATTTAATTTCTTTTTATATTTTTTCTGAAAAGTTTTATAATCAATCGCGTTCAACGACTGTTCCAGAGCAACAACAAAAACATTTTCTCTTTTTAATTTTTCAATCACTGGGGAAATATTTTTATGATATTCCCAAGGAATATTTTCTTCCGCGCCCAGCGCTGTTTTTTTGATTTCTTTATTTACTCGGCTAAACTTATCCAACGGTTTCCCTGTGTAGCCGGTTAAAAAAATTTTAGCCGCCGCCGCGCCGTCCGCGGTCCTGAAACAAGAACCCGCATTATGCGAACTCCTGATGTTATGGAGAATCAAATACAGCTGTTTTTTCATTCTATTTTACAACATCGGTTGATTTCTGTCTTTTTTCGGCGCGGATTTTTTGTCAGCGGCTTTAGATTTGAATTTTTTAATTTCATCGAAACCAATTGCCTTCTTTTTTTTATCAACTGGTTTTTTCACAATTTCGCCGG is a genomic window of Candidatus Niyogibacteria bacterium containing:
- a CDS encoding TrmH family RNA methyltransferase, whose protein sequence is MKKQLYLILHNIRSSHNAGSCFRTADGAAAAKIFLTGYTGKPLDKFSRVNKEIKKTALGAEENIPWEYHKNISPVIEKLKRENVFVVALEQSLNAIDYKTFQKKYKKKLNHFAGIALIVGNEVRGLSSQILKQCGATIEIPMAGRKESLNAAVACGIALFELRELF